Proteins from a single region of Nocardiopsis dassonvillei subsp. dassonvillei DSM 43111:
- a CDS encoding RDD family protein — protein sequence MQPPQQPAGGQPEHGSPYAGYDVQPAYQDPYAPSGYQVPPAPAYAAPPQPSMYPPPHQTPYAHGHQGYYPPPQNWLPPALTDPGHWNPDNPEVGRAEMGVRFVARMVDTFVVGCVWYAMMVLGVIVSVIIGGGEMDGGGPGEIAFMVTAVFNFFLLSIVVEALQVRLWGRSVGKILLGLWVVRSDGGGRVKLGRAFVRALLYSPGMNPVNWILPWSITNVLWPLRDKRTRKCLHDKAAGTVVVQVRR from the coding sequence ATGCAGCCCCCGCAGCAGCCCGCCGGTGGACAGCCGGAGCACGGTTCCCCGTACGCGGGGTACGACGTCCAGCCCGCCTACCAGGACCCCTACGCGCCGTCCGGGTACCAGGTCCCGCCCGCGCCCGCGTATGCGGCGCCGCCGCAACCCTCCATGTACCCCCCACCCCACCAGACCCCTTACGCGCACGGTCATCAGGGCTACTACCCCCCGCCGCAGAACTGGCTTCCGCCGGCCCTCACCGACCCCGGACACTGGAACCCGGACAACCCCGAGGTCGGCCGCGCCGAGATGGGGGTGCGCTTCGTGGCCAGGATGGTCGACACGTTCGTCGTCGGCTGCGTCTGGTACGCGATGATGGTGCTGGGAGTCATCGTCAGCGTGATCATCGGCGGCGGCGAGATGGACGGCGGCGGCCCCGGCGAGATCGCCTTCATGGTGACCGCCGTCTTCAACTTCTTCCTGCTGTCCATCGTGGTGGAGGCGCTCCAGGTCCGCCTGTGGGGACGGTCGGTCGGCAAGATCCTGCTGGGTCTGTGGGTGGTGCGCTCCGACGGCGGCGGAAGGGTCAAGCTCGGTCGCGCGTTCGTGCGTGCGCTGCTCTACTCGCCGGGCATGAACCCGGTCAACTGGATCCTGCCCTGGTCGATCACCAACGTCCTGTGGCCCCTGCGTGACAAGAGGACCCGCAAGTGCCTCCACGACAAGGCGGCGGGCACTGTGGTCGTCCAGGTCCGCCGGTAG
- a CDS encoding GNAT family N-acetyltransferase: MITDHFPPLGLRLTTPRLELRLPSFDDLGQLAEVAVEGVHDPDTMPFVVPWTDQPSDELALGVIQHNLGTLASWKPQDWGLNLVVVHEGAVVGIQDMRARDFAVTRQVGTGSWLGRAHQGRGIGTEMRAAVLHLAFEGLGAVAAVSSVFEGNTASERVCERLGYRGNGFDLIEVRGERVVKNHYRLTRRDWAEHRTVPVTVTGLEPCLPFFGLDGSEA; encoded by the coding sequence ATGATCACCGACCACTTCCCGCCTCTGGGCCTGCGGCTGACCACACCCCGCCTCGAACTGCGGCTCCCGTCCTTCGACGACCTCGGCCAGCTGGCCGAGGTCGCGGTGGAGGGCGTCCACGACCCGGACACCATGCCCTTCGTCGTACCGTGGACCGACCAGCCGTCGGACGAGCTCGCCCTCGGGGTGATACAGCACAACCTGGGGACCCTCGCCTCGTGGAAGCCGCAGGACTGGGGGCTCAACCTCGTCGTGGTCCACGAGGGCGCCGTGGTGGGCATCCAGGACATGCGGGCGCGCGACTTCGCGGTCACGCGCCAGGTCGGCACCGGATCGTGGCTCGGAAGGGCCCACCAGGGCAGGGGGATCGGCACCGAGATGCGCGCCGCCGTGCTGCACCTGGCCTTCGAGGGGCTGGGCGCCGTGGCGGCGGTGTCGTCGGTGTTCGAGGGCAACACCGCCTCGGAGCGGGTCTGCGAGCGCCTGGGGTACCGCGGGAACGGGTTCGACCTGATCGAGGTCAGGGGTGAGCGGGTGGTGAAGAACCACTACCGGCTGACCAGGCGGGACTGGGCGGAGCACCGCACGGTCCCGGTCACCGTGACGGGCCTGGAGCCGTGTCTGCCGTTCTTCGGGCTGGACGGGTCCGAGGCCTAG
- the cutA gene encoding divalent-cation tolerance protein CutA, translating into MPQSGDTVRVETTVDSRDGAERLARSVVEHRLAACAQVSGPVTSFYRWEGRVQADEEWMVVVKTAADRLDELTAHIGEVHPYDVPEVVAVPVTGGNPAYLEWVRDETRGGTSA; encoded by the coding sequence ATGCCGCAGTCCGGGGACACGGTCCGGGTGGAGACCACCGTCGACAGCAGGGACGGCGCCGAACGGCTGGCGCGGTCGGTGGTCGAGCACAGGCTGGCGGCCTGTGCGCAGGTGAGCGGGCCCGTCACCAGCTTCTACCGCTGGGAGGGCCGGGTCCAGGCCGACGAGGAGTGGATGGTGGTGGTCAAGACCGCCGCCGACCGGCTGGACGAGCTCACCGCGCACATCGGCGAGGTCCACCCCTACGACGTTCCCGAGGTCGTCGCAGTGCCCGTCACCGGTGGCAACCCCGCCTACCTGGAGTGGGTGCGCGACGAGACCCGGGGAGGCACCTCCGCGTGA
- the pyrE gene encoding orotate phosphoribosyltransferase, translated as MSERDELLRQINDKAVVRGKVTLSSGMEADYYVDLRRVTLDGKAAPLVGSVMLDNVADLEFDAVGGLTLGADPVATAMLHAAHARGRTLDAFVVRKAGKAHGLQKRIEGADVRGRRVLALEDTSTTGGSVLTAVEALREAGAEVVAVALILDRGARERVTEEGLEYRAVYGVSDLDV; from the coding sequence ATGAGCGAACGTGATGAACTCCTGCGTCAGATCAACGATAAGGCGGTCGTGCGCGGCAAGGTGACCCTGTCCTCGGGCATGGAGGCCGACTACTACGTCGATCTGCGCCGGGTGACCCTGGACGGGAAGGCCGCGCCGCTGGTCGGCTCGGTCATGTTGGACAACGTCGCGGACCTGGAGTTCGACGCGGTCGGCGGCCTGACGCTGGGCGCGGACCCGGTGGCCACCGCCATGCTGCACGCCGCGCACGCGCGCGGGCGCACGCTGGACGCCTTCGTGGTGCGCAAGGCGGGCAAGGCGCACGGCCTCCAGAAGCGGATCGAGGGGGCCGACGTGCGCGGGCGGCGCGTGCTCGCCCTGGAGGACACCTCCACCACCGGCGGCTCCGTGCTGACGGCCGTGGAGGCGCTGCGCGAGGCGGGCGCCGAGGTGGTGGCGGTCGCGCTGATCCTGGACCGGGGCGCGCGCGAGCGGGTCACCGAGGAGGGTCTGGAGTACCGGGCGGTGTACGGGGTCTCCGACCTGGACGTCTAG
- a CDS encoding RodZ domain-containing protein, with protein MAIVGAVVLLVTLLALGGFFLYRSLPGTSVSATASETAGESTEPSNMGVLYVRVVGESSDVFVRIPGGDVLMDQNMSQGQSVNYATAAEGLEVTIGDPAAVEVFVDGDERDISDREPGFSFTIDPQDG; from the coding sequence ATGGCCATCGTCGGAGCCGTCGTGCTCCTGGTGACGCTCCTGGCCCTGGGCGGTTTCTTCCTGTACCGCTCCCTCCCCGGCACCAGCGTGAGCGCCACCGCCTCGGAGACGGCGGGCGAGAGCACGGAGCCGAGCAACATGGGCGTCCTGTACGTCCGCGTCGTCGGCGAGTCCAGCGACGTCTTCGTCCGCATCCCCGGCGGCGACGTGCTGATGGACCAGAACATGAGCCAGGGCCAGTCGGTCAACTACGCGACCGCCGCCGAGGGCCTGGAGGTCACCATCGGCGACCCCGCCGCCGTCGAGGTCTTCGTCGACGGCGACGAGCGCGACATCTCCGACCGCGAACCCGGCTTCAGCTTCACGATCGACCCGCAGGACGGCTGA
- the fbaA gene encoding class II fructose-bisphosphate aldolase, whose amino-acid sequence MPIASPEVYTEMLSRAKSEGFAYPAINVTSSQTLHAALRGFAEAESDGIVQISTGGAEFLSGATVKDMVTGSVAFAEFARVVAEKYSVNIALHTDHCPKNKLDGFVRPLLEISKERVAKGQEPLFQSHMWDGSAVELEENLQIAEELLAASKAARTILEIEVGVVGGEEDGIVGEINEKLYTTPNDALRTAEVLGLGEKGYYLTALTFGNVHGSYKPGFVKLRPEVLKKAQEAVAEKYGRAKAFDFVFHGGSGSTMEEIHEAIEYGVVKMNVDTDTQYAYTRPVVDHIMKNYDGVLKIDGEIGNKKAYDPRAYGKAAEAGMAARVVEAAQHLKSAGNRMK is encoded by the coding sequence ATGCCCATCGCCAGCCCCGAGGTCTACACCGAGATGCTGAGCCGCGCGAAGTCCGAGGGCTTCGCCTACCCGGCCATCAACGTGACCTCCAGCCAGACGCTGCACGCCGCCCTGCGCGGCTTCGCCGAGGCCGAAAGCGACGGCATCGTCCAGATTTCCACCGGTGGCGCGGAGTTCCTGTCCGGCGCCACGGTCAAGGACATGGTCACCGGCTCGGTCGCCTTCGCCGAGTTCGCCCGCGTCGTGGCCGAGAAGTACTCGGTGAACATCGCCCTCCACACCGACCACTGCCCCAAGAACAAGCTCGACGGCTTCGTCCGCCCGCTGCTGGAGATCTCCAAGGAGCGCGTGGCCAAGGGCCAGGAGCCGCTGTTCCAGTCCCACATGTGGGACGGCTCGGCGGTCGAGCTGGAGGAGAACCTCCAGATCGCCGAGGAGCTGCTGGCCGCCTCCAAGGCCGCGCGGACGATCCTGGAGATCGAGGTGGGCGTCGTCGGCGGCGAGGAGGACGGCATCGTCGGCGAGATCAACGAGAAGCTCTACACCACGCCGAACGACGCCCTGCGCACCGCCGAGGTGCTGGGCCTGGGCGAGAAGGGCTACTACCTGACGGCCCTGACCTTCGGCAACGTGCACGGCTCCTACAAGCCGGGCTTCGTCAAGCTGCGCCCGGAGGTGCTCAAGAAGGCCCAGGAGGCCGTCGCCGAGAAGTACGGCCGGGCCAAGGCGTTCGACTTCGTCTTCCACGGCGGCTCCGGCTCCACCATGGAGGAGATCCACGAGGCCATCGAGTACGGCGTGGTGAAGATGAACGTCGACACCGACACGCAGTACGCCTACACCCGCCCCGTGGTCGACCACATCATGAAGAACTACGACGGTGTGCTGAAGATCGACGGCGAGATCGGCAACAAGAAGGCCTACGACCCCCGCGCCTACGGCAAGGCGGCCGAGGCCGGCATGGCCGCCCGCGTGGTGGAGGCCGCCCAGCACCTGAAGTCCGCGGGCAACAGGATGAAGTAG
- a CDS encoding DUF3151 domain-containing protein, translating to MNLHQNLLNEPPETRLADNPEAREALASADDPTPVAGRFPEYSAAWARLAELALADGQPVTAYAYARTGYHRGLDQLRRSGWKGHGPIPWEHEPNQGFLRALHALGRASAEIGDTDEAERCATFLRESSAEADKALNG from the coding sequence ATGAACCTGCACCAGAACCTGCTCAACGAGCCGCCCGAGACGCGTCTGGCCGACAACCCCGAGGCCCGCGAGGCCCTCGCCTCGGCCGACGACCCCACGCCGGTCGCCGGGCGCTTCCCGGAGTACTCCGCCGCGTGGGCGCGGCTGGCCGAGCTGGCCCTGGCCGACGGCCAGCCGGTGACCGCCTACGCCTACGCCCGGACCGGCTACCACCGCGGCCTGGACCAGCTGCGCCGCTCGGGGTGGAAGGGCCACGGCCCGATCCCCTGGGAGCACGAGCCCAACCAGGGCTTCCTGCGGGCGCTGCACGCCCTGGGCAGGGCTTCGGCGGAGATCGGCGACACCGACGAGGCCGAGCGCTGCGCCACCTTCCTGCGCGAGTCCAGTGCCGAGGCCGACAAGGCGCTCAACGGCTGA
- a CDS encoding adenylosuccinate synthase produces the protein MPAITLVGAQWGDEGKGKATDLVGDRVDYVVRYQGGNNAGHTVVIGDQKYALHLLPSGILSPNVVPVIANGVVIDPGVLLEELRGLNERGVDTSRLLISANAHLIMPYHRALDKVSERFLGKGKIGTTGRGIGPTYADKVSRQGVRVQDMFDPKILRKKIELALHDKNQLLTKVYNRRGLEAEPIIEEYLGYAEQLRPYVADTSLILNKALDEGKTVYLEGSQGTLLDIDHGTYPFVTSSSPTSGGAAAGSGIGPTRITKVVGILKAYTTRVGSGPFPTELLDEQGEWLRTQGGEYGVTTGRNRRCGWFDAPIARYATRINGVTDFFLTKLDVLTGLERIPVCVAYEVDGVRHDEIPMTQTDFHHAKPVYEYLDGWSEDITGVRTFDELPKNAQAYVRTLEEMAGAPISAIGVGPGRDETLQLRSLV, from the coding sequence ATGCCGGCGATCACGCTCGTGGGTGCCCAGTGGGGCGACGAGGGCAAGGGCAAGGCGACCGACCTTGTCGGCGACCGCGTGGACTACGTGGTGCGCTACCAGGGCGGGAACAACGCCGGGCACACCGTGGTCATCGGCGACCAGAAGTACGCCCTGCACCTGCTGCCCTCGGGCATCCTGTCCCCGAACGTGGTGCCGGTCATCGCCAACGGCGTCGTCATCGACCCGGGCGTGCTGCTGGAGGAGCTGCGCGGCCTCAACGAGCGCGGCGTGGACACGTCCCGCCTGCTCATCTCGGCGAACGCGCACCTGATCATGCCCTACCACCGGGCACTGGACAAGGTCAGCGAGCGCTTCCTCGGCAAGGGCAAGATCGGCACCACCGGGCGCGGCATCGGCCCGACCTACGCCGACAAGGTCTCCCGCCAGGGCGTGCGCGTCCAGGACATGTTCGACCCCAAGATCCTGCGCAAGAAGATCGAGCTGGCCCTGCACGACAAGAACCAGCTGCTCACCAAGGTGTACAACCGGCGCGGCCTGGAGGCCGAACCGATCATCGAGGAGTACCTGGGCTACGCCGAGCAGCTGCGCCCCTACGTCGCCGACACCTCCCTGATCCTCAACAAGGCGCTCGACGAGGGCAAGACGGTGTACCTGGAGGGCTCGCAGGGCACCCTGCTGGACATCGACCACGGCACCTACCCGTTCGTGACGTCCTCCTCCCCCACCTCGGGCGGCGCGGCGGCCGGGTCCGGCATCGGCCCCACCCGCATCACCAAGGTCGTGGGCATCCTCAAGGCCTACACCACCCGCGTGGGCTCGGGCCCGTTCCCCACCGAGCTGCTCGACGAGCAGGGCGAGTGGCTGCGCACCCAGGGCGGCGAGTACGGCGTCACCACCGGCCGCAACCGCCGCTGCGGCTGGTTCGACGCGCCCATCGCGCGCTACGCCACGCGGATCAACGGCGTCACGGACTTCTTCCTCACCAAGCTCGACGTGCTCACCGGCCTGGAGCGCATCCCCGTGTGCGTGGCCTACGAGGTCGACGGCGTCCGCCACGACGAGATCCCGATGACCCAGACCGACTTCCACCACGCGAAGCCCGTCTACGAGTACCTCGACGGCTGGTCCGAGGACATCACCGGCGTCCGGACGTTCGACGAACTCCCCAAGAACGCGCAGGCCTACGTGCGTACCCTTGAGGAGATGGCGGGGGCCCCGATCTCCGCCATCGGTGTCGGACCCGGCCGCGACGAGACGCTCCAACTGCGCTCCCTGGTCTGA
- the purD gene encoding phosphoribosylamine--glycine ligase, which produces MKALVLGGGGREHALVRALSLDPGVTSIHSAPGNPGISELAENHVLNVTDGLAVTELAARIRAELVVIGPEAPLVSGVADALRDRGIPVFGPDQEAARLEGSKAFAKEVMEAAGVPTAKARVCRTASQVSEALDEFGTPYVVKNDGLAAGKGVVVTEDRALAEQHARECGRVVIEEFLDGPEVSLFVLSDGLHALPLLPAQDFKRAYDGDQGPNTGGMGAYAPLPWAPAGLVDEVMESVVRPTLVEMNRRGKRYQGLLYVGLALTSRGPRVVEFNARFGDPETQVVLDRLATPIGAVLQATDTGGLGGIGSLQWKSGAAVTVVVAAENYPGDPVKGDVIGGLDQANAMEGAYVLHAGTDWEGSGGVKASGGRVLNVVGTGIDLRQARERAYEAVARIELRGSFHRTDIAERAAAEL; this is translated from the coding sequence GTGAAAGCCCTCGTTCTCGGCGGCGGAGGCCGCGAGCACGCTCTGGTCCGCGCCCTGTCCCTGGACCCGGGTGTCACCAGCATCCACAGCGCCCCGGGCAACCCCGGCATCTCGGAGCTGGCCGAGAACCACGTGCTCAACGTGACCGACGGCCTGGCCGTCACCGAGCTGGCCGCGCGCATCCGCGCCGAGCTGGTCGTCATCGGACCGGAGGCCCCGCTGGTCTCCGGTGTGGCGGACGCCCTGCGCGACCGGGGCATCCCGGTGTTCGGCCCCGACCAGGAGGCCGCACGCCTGGAGGGCTCCAAGGCCTTCGCCAAGGAGGTCATGGAGGCCGCCGGGGTGCCCACCGCCAAGGCGCGGGTGTGCAGGACCGCCAGCCAGGTGTCCGAGGCCCTCGACGAGTTCGGCACGCCCTACGTGGTCAAGAACGACGGCCTGGCCGCGGGCAAGGGCGTCGTGGTGACCGAGGACCGCGCCCTCGCCGAGCAGCACGCCCGGGAGTGCGGCCGCGTGGTCATCGAGGAGTTCCTCGACGGCCCCGAGGTGTCCCTCTTCGTGCTGAGCGACGGGCTGCACGCCCTGCCGCTGCTGCCCGCCCAGGACTTCAAGCGCGCCTACGACGGCGACCAGGGCCCCAACACGGGCGGCATGGGCGCGTACGCGCCGCTGCCGTGGGCCCCGGCGGGCCTGGTGGACGAGGTGATGGAGTCGGTCGTGCGGCCGACCCTGGTGGAGATGAACCGGCGCGGTAAGCGCTACCAGGGCCTGCTGTACGTGGGGCTGGCGCTCACGTCGCGGGGTCCGCGCGTGGTGGAGTTCAACGCCCGGTTCGGCGACCCGGAGACCCAGGTGGTCCTGGACAGGCTGGCCACCCCGATCGGCGCCGTCCTCCAGGCCACCGACACCGGCGGCCTGGGGGGCATCGGCTCCCTCCAGTGGAAGTCGGGCGCCGCGGTCACCGTGGTGGTCGCCGCCGAGAACTACCCGGGCGACCCGGTCAAGGGCGACGTCATCGGCGGCCTGGACCAGGCCAACGCGATGGAGGGCGCGTACGTGCTGCACGCGGGCACCGACTGGGAGGGCTCGGGCGGCGTCAAGGCGAGCGGAGGCCGGGTGCTCAACGTGGTCGGCACCGGGATCGACCTGCGCCAGGCGCGCGAGCGGGCCTACGAGGCCGTGGCGCGCATCGAGCTGCGCGGCTCGTTCCACCGCACCGACATCGCCGAGCGCGCCGCGGCCGAACTGTAG